GTGGAATATGCTTTAAAACCATATCTCTCATAAGTCACCCCTGTGGTCATTTCCTTTGGTTATTTTTACCTTTCCTTACCCTGATCTGTCTTTTTGAAGGTTCTCAGTGTGGTTTTGTTGGGTATCTTTACTTCAAATGGTAAGCCCTTATATAAACATACCTGACTGAAAAATAGATTGATTGCCTGTGTGGTATTGAGCCCAAGTTTCTCAAAAATATCCTCAACCTCTGCCTTTAGTTCAGGATTTGTTCTTGCCCTTATCATTGCTGTCTTTGCCATAATAATACCTCTCTGCTTTTTCTGATATTGTATCACAAATGGGGTTAATAAGGAAAAGTTTTCCCATCTTCATCCCACGGGGTAAACCAAGCTTTATAGGCAGTGTTGACCCCCGATAGAGGCATTCGAGGGTGTGGTTTTGAGTTGAAAAAACCCGATAATATCGGCTTAAATTGTTTAAGTTATGATTGGCCATATTTGAAGCGAAATATGGTATTATAAAGACCGCTCATGCAGATCATTACGGCAAAAGGATTAAGCAAGAATTATGACTCACTCAGGGCAGTGGATACTATCGACTTTGAAATTCTTGAGGGCGAATGCTTCGGGTTTCTTGGGCCGAACGGCGCCGGAAAAACAACGGTCATGCGTATGCTTTATTGCTTTGTTGCCCCCACAGGCGGAGAAATAAAAGTTTTCGGAATGGATGTGACAAAGCAACCGTCCGTGATAAAATCCAGAATTGGCGTTATGCCACAGGACGACAACCTGGACCTTGAGCTTACTGTACTGGAAAACCTCATCACCTACGCACGGTATTTTGACATTCCCAAGACACAATCTGTGAAGATAGCCGCAGGGCTTATCGAATATGCCGGTTTAACGGAAAAATCAAATGTGAACATAAAAAATCTCTCAGGGGGTATGAAAAGAGCCCTCCTTCTTGCAAGGGCATTGATCAATAATCCCGAACTCCTCATCCTTGATGAGCCCACAACAGGGCTTGATCCCCACAGCAGGCACAATGTTTGGGAGAAGCTCCATGGCCTTAAATCGAATAACACAACGCTTATTCTCACCACCCACTATATGGAAGAGGCGGAAAAGCTTTGTGACAGGGTAGCGATTATGGATTCGGGAAGAATTATAACAATAGACTCACCGGTACATCTCATGAATGCCCACGGCGGCAACCTCGAGGATGTCTATCTGAAGCTTACAGGGAGGTGGCTGGGGGAGTGATAGTGGATAGTGGATAGTGAATGGTGAATAGTGAACTGATTGTTGGATGCTGGATGCTGGATAAATTAATAGCAGAGAGCGTAGCGCTAAGGGCAATCAGCTTAGATCTCAGAGATAAAAGGATGTTATGAACATTAAAAGGGCGTTTCGCGTCTGGCAGAGGCATTTTGCGGTATATACAAAGCTCTATAAATCGAGCATTGTTCTCAACTTCGTTGAGCCCATACTTTATCTCCTTGCCCTGGGGGTTGGCCTCGGGGCCTTTATAAAAGACATTAACGGGGTGCCCTATGTAAACTTTATCGCCCCTGGTATCATCGCCTCATCTTCCATGTTTGCCGCAACCTACGAATGTACATATGGCACATACATAAGGATGACCTTTCAGAAAACCTTCGATGCCATCCTTGCAACACCAGTCAATATCGACGACCTCATAGCAGGAGAATTAATCTGGGCGGCCACAAAAAGTGTGTTTTACGGTACGATTATTATCGCAACCCTTTCTGTGTTTCGTCTCGTGGATTCCCCTCTTGTCCTGCTTGTTATCCCTGTTCTGTTCCTCAGCGGACTGGTTTTTGCGGAATTATCCATGATATGCACTGCCATAGTGCCAGGAATCGATTCCTTCAACTACTTTTACACCCTCGTCATGACCCCCATGTTCCTTTTTTCCGGCATATTTTTTCCTGTTGATACCTTCCCGCCGGTCATTTCCCGCATCGCATCATTCACGCCGCTCTTTCACCTGACGAATATCTGCCGTGCATTCGCATGGGGTAATGTTTCGAACGTTAAATGGGATATTGTCTGGCTGATTGGAATGGTGATAATACTTGTTCCATTGTCTTTCAGGTTGATGCGCAGACGCATCATTAAGTGAGGCTAAGGACTATCACTTTTACTGCCTACTGCCTACTGCCTACTGCCTACTATTCACTATTCACTGCCCACTTATAGCTTCAGAGGCTTCCATACAAAGGGAAATGGAGCATCATTTTCTCTTCAATTTCGTCTAATATAACAGTTGCCAGGTCAAGCGGTGTTTGTGCATCTTCCCAACCTGCCGGATTGTAATCTTCATCAGAATTTATCATAAAAAAATTTACCAATCGCACCGGCCTCCATGTTATCATTGCTTCAACTGTTTCAAGCACCGGACTTTCTGCCTCTATTCTTCCACCTTCAACGCCCCATTTTGCTAATTGAACAGCATACATGCTCACCGGATCCGGTTTTTCGCCTGTCTGAATCAACATTTCCTTTGCCTTTCCGTTGACGGGAAGCGAATTTAACCAAACGACATCATACGATTTATTTTCCTTCATAATACCTGTCCTTTTTTAAGAATTTTTCTCAAACGCTTCGGAGAGGACTCCATACCTTACGCCGTTTGCGCTTACAGTCAGTTCCTGTGCACCAAAATATTCCATAATCTCTTTTAAAAGGAGAATACCCTGAAGTATAATATCTTCCCTGCCTTTCTCCATTCCCTTAATGCGGGACCGATCATGTGAGGTTAAACCTTTGAGCTTTTCTATAATGCCTTCAATTTCCTTCAATGCTATTGTATGACCATGTATCTTTTCCTTTTCAAAAACCTCCATGCCAAAAATAATGCCCGCCGCATTTGTTACAGTGCCGCCTGTTCCAATAAGAGCGCTGCACCCATCCCCGTAGAAAGGTATATTCAGCAGATTCTTCACATGATCAACCAGGGAAGAAATCTCCATTGTTGATGGAGGGTCATTTTTTATAAACATCTCCGTCAGTTTTACAGAACCAACCGGCAACGAGACGAAATCTACAAACCCTTCTTCATCTCCTTTAATAATCTCCGTGCTTCCCCCGCCAATGTCCGTTATAATGACACTTCCTCCCTTAACGAACGTATCGCCCTTCACTGAAAGATAGGTATAAAATGCCTCTTCCTTTTCACTTATTATTGTAATCGGAATCCCCAGCTTTTCCTCAACCTCATCCAGAAAAATCTTACTGTTTCCCGCCTCCCTCAGTGAGGCGGTCCCGACACAGAAAATCTTTTCCACGTTATGTTCCTTCATAATGCCATTATATCGTTGCAGGACTGCGAATGTCCGCTCCATTGCCGCCGCAGAGAGGACGCCGCTCTTTTTCAACCCTTCTCCAAGCCTTGTAATGGTTGAAATATCAAGGACATCCACGGGTTGGCCGGCTTTCTCAACAATAGCCAGCAATACCGTATTGGTGCCTATGTCAATGCACGCATATTTCATTTGACAACCTTACGGGAAAATACATATCATAGCCTTTATGTTTTTCAATGGAACAATCTTATTCATGGATCTAAGCGGATTGATTGCCTTCGGCTCCGGTATTCTATCATTTTTCAGCCCCTGTGTCCTCCCGCTTATCCCTTCGTATCTCATTTTTATCAGTGGCATATCTGTTGATAATTATAATGAAGTTCTGTCTTCAAAATACAGAAAAAACGTCCTGATCCATT
This genomic window from Pseudomonadota bacterium contains:
- a CDS encoding ABC transporter permease, which produces MNIKRAFRVWQRHFAVYTKLYKSSIVLNFVEPILYLLALGVGLGAFIKDINGVPYVNFIAPGIIASSSMFAATYECTYGTYIRMTFQKTFDAILATPVNIDDLIAGELIWAATKSVFYGTIIIATLSVFRLVDSPLVLLVIPVLFLSGLVFAELSMICTAIVPGIDSFNYFYTLVMTPMFLFSGIFFPVDTFPPVISRIASFTPLFHLTNICRAFAWGNVSNVKWDIVWLIGMVIILVPLSFRLMRRRIIK
- a CDS encoding ABC transporter ATP-binding protein — translated: MQIITAKGLSKNYDSLRAVDTIDFEILEGECFGFLGPNGAGKTTVMRMLYCFVAPTGGEIKVFGMDVTKQPSVIKSRIGVMPQDDNLDLELTVLENLITYARYFDIPKTQSVKIAAGLIEYAGLTEKSNVNIKNLSGGMKRALLLARALINNPELLILDEPTTGLDPHSRHNVWEKLHGLKSNNTTLILTTHYMEEAEKLCDRVAIMDSGRIITIDSPVHLMNAHGGNLEDVYLKLTGRWLGE
- a CDS encoding type II toxin-antitoxin system RelB/DinJ family antitoxin, with amino-acid sequence MAKTAMIRARTNPELKAEVEDIFEKLGLNTTQAINLFFSQVCLYKGLPFEVKIPNKTTLRTFKKTDQGKER
- a CDS encoding Ppx/GppA phosphatase family protein; this translates as MKYACIDIGTNTVLLAIVEKAGQPVDVLDISTITRLGEGLKKSGVLSAAAMERTFAVLQRYNGIMKEHNVEKIFCVGTASLREAGNSKIFLDEVEEKLGIPITIISEKEEAFYTYLSVKGDTFVKGGSVIITDIGGGSTEIIKGDEEGFVDFVSLPVGSVKLTEMFIKNDPPSTMEISSLVDHVKNLLNIPFYGDGCSALIGTGGTVTNAAGIIFGMEVFEKEKIHGHTIALKEIEGIIEKLKGLTSHDRSRIKGMEKGREDIILQGILLLKEIMEYFGAQELTVSANGVRYGVLSEAFEKNS